The Acetomicrobium flavidum genome window below encodes:
- a CDS encoding alpha-hydroxy-acid oxidizing protein, whose protein sequence is MLRWEDVLERARESLKGICHLCPVCDMKACAGKVPGIGGIGTGSSAKNNYEALRGLKFKMKLLHDVDKPDMGVELFGQKLALPVIGAAVAGAKVNFAAKIAEKEFAQAQLVGAMEAGTIAMIGDGPGDLYDDTIAALREAGKGIAIIKPREFDEIMRRIKMAEEAGALAVGIDVDAAGLVNMRRSGELVRPLNPNILKRICESSNLPVIVKGIMAEEEAVMACDAGASAIVVSNHGGRVLDDLPGTISVLPGIASRVRGRCIVLADGGVRTGSDVLKFLACGASAVLVGRPVVWGVFGGGKEGVRLLYERLAQELSVAMMLTSCPSVREVSHCISGN, encoded by the coding sequence GATATGAAGGCCTGTGCCGGAAAAGTGCCGGGCATAGGCGGCATAGGCACTGGAAGCAGCGCGAAGAACAATTACGAGGCACTTCGAGGGCTAAAGTTTAAGATGAAGCTGCTTCATGACGTTGACAAGCCCGATATGGGAGTTGAGCTTTTTGGACAAAAATTGGCGTTGCCGGTCATTGGGGCGGCCGTCGCCGGCGCCAAGGTCAACTTCGCCGCCAAGATAGCCGAAAAGGAGTTCGCGCAGGCTCAACTGGTTGGTGCCATGGAGGCGGGCACGATCGCCATGATAGGAGACGGCCCGGGAGATCTTTATGACGATACCATAGCGGCCTTAAGGGAAGCAGGTAAAGGCATTGCCATAATAAAGCCAAGGGAATTTGACGAAATAATGAGACGAATCAAGATGGCTGAAGAAGCGGGAGCTTTGGCCGTGGGCATCGATGTAGATGCAGCCGGGTTGGTCAACATGAGGAGATCGGGCGAGTTGGTTCGTCCTTTAAATCCGAACATCCTTAAAAGGATATGCGAAAGTTCAAATCTGCCGGTGATAGTTAAGGGCATAATGGCCGAAGAGGAAGCTGTGATGGCTTGCGATGCAGGTGCCAGCGCCATAGTGGTGTCCAACCATGGCGGAAGGGTATTAGACGACCTGCCGGGCACGATATCCGTTCTTCCCGGAATAGCCTCAAGGGTTAGGGGTCGATGTATCGTATTGGCCGATGGAGGCGTAAGGACTGGGTCCGATGTGTTGAAATTTTTGGCCTGTGGGGCCAGCGCAGTGTTGGTGGGACGCCCAGTCGTTTGGGGTGTCTTTGGAGGTGGCAAGGAAGGAGTCAGGCTCCTTTACGAGAGATTGGCACAGGAGCTGTCCGTCGCGATGATGCTAACATCCTGTCCAAGCGTAAGGGAAGTCTCTCATTGTATATCGGGAAACTGA
- a CDS encoding FAD-dependent oxidoreductase has product MVMKRWCFFMRFALFAVIMALVANCPYMAQAAEEGDYDVIVVGAGTGGVAAAVQAGRLGARVALFEETNVLGGQMVASAVSTMDDMYGVRWGIYGEFLDAILKHYASLGKSVGTCYWTPITVAFEPTVADYVLAQMIKDVRDGKTTRDGKPGRLDVFFKAKVQKVLKSSDGKSVTGIVADVNGKKVVCNSKILIDATEYGDLLPLAGAGYRVGRNVVDGEFSKLDEDARVQDITWVAVIKHYPGGVPDELKVKTPPPGYNDMRETFKSYVARDGFTFKKYPLKFPVDLPTHHAYRGLPDSSAPGNADASSPFSWLLLTKTEVNWANDYPGKAGYKGKSGLPVAYLEDPTFRKQADAKAMLVTIGFIYYLQNELGCDWSVASDIFESDETYQGLKDYVPLEYASIVRHFPPRPYVRESRRLIGVKTLTSRELRENSESYIRNEGRELRNSVAVGRYVLDLHGADETEQFEAEFGETKESIAKNKPLGPFQVPFEIFIPQKLDGFLVAEKNLSMSRLASGALRLQPITMLTGQAVGTIAALAVKEGVQPRDVSVLKVQRLLLESGDRLALCVYKDVPSDHPFWAAVQLATIRGWMEPKNLPTFAAQRVDNYNDMLQASKKGRTKGIFGVDEPLSWRVANGMISDILDDLGSQRKVVLHSGMSDEPIPRGKFILALSEALYPSEAPKPITTDKEKIAWAYRKLSPFLKDPCGDPTGAITRGEALEIAMRALTGW; this is encoded by the coding sequence ATGGTTATGAAGCGTTGGTGCTTTTTTATGAGATTTGCCCTGTTCGCGGTCATTATGGCCCTTGTGGCAAATTGCCCGTATATGGCCCAGGCCGCAGAGGAGGGAGACTACGATGTCATAGTGGTAGGCGCAGGTACCGGGGGTGTAGCAGCAGCGGTTCAGGCGGGTCGATTGGGGGCAAGGGTGGCCTTGTTTGAGGAAACGAACGTCCTTGGCGGCCAAATGGTGGCCTCCGCTGTCTCCACTATGGATGACATGTACGGCGTTAGGTGGGGAATTTACGGCGAGTTTCTGGATGCCATATTAAAACATTACGCTTCCTTGGGCAAATCGGTGGGTACGTGCTACTGGACGCCCATAACTGTGGCCTTCGAGCCCACAGTTGCAGACTACGTCTTAGCTCAGATGATAAAAGATGTTCGAGATGGCAAGACAACCCGCGACGGCAAGCCGGGCCGGTTAGATGTGTTCTTCAAGGCAAAGGTACAAAAAGTGCTCAAATCAAGCGACGGCAAAAGCGTTACGGGCATTGTGGCTGACGTCAATGGCAAAAAGGTTGTGTGCAACAGTAAGATATTGATAGATGCGACCGAATACGGCGATCTGCTTCCCCTTGCAGGCGCTGGCTACAGGGTTGGCCGTAACGTCGTCGACGGTGAGTTTAGCAAACTTGACGAAGACGCCAGGGTGCAGGACATCACATGGGTAGCCGTGATCAAACACTACCCCGGTGGCGTTCCGGATGAGCTTAAAGTAAAGACCCCTCCTCCAGGCTACAATGACATGAGGGAGACCTTCAAGTCCTACGTGGCAAGGGACGGCTTTACGTTCAAGAAATACCCCCTCAAGTTTCCGGTAGATCTGCCCACACATCATGCCTATAGAGGTTTGCCCGACAGTTCGGCACCGGGAAACGCAGATGCATCAAGCCCATTTAGTTGGTTATTACTCACTAAGACCGAGGTCAATTGGGCCAACGACTATCCCGGAAAGGCAGGTTACAAGGGAAAAAGCGGCCTTCCGGTTGCATATCTTGAAGACCCTACTTTCAGGAAACAAGCCGATGCCAAGGCGATGCTGGTGACGATTGGCTTCATTTACTACCTACAAAATGAGCTTGGTTGCGATTGGTCCGTGGCATCGGACATCTTTGAGTCAGACGAAACATATCAGGGGCTAAAGGACTACGTTCCCTTGGAATATGCTTCTATCGTCAGGCATTTTCCGCCTCGCCCTTACGTGCGGGAAAGCAGAAGGCTCATAGGAGTTAAGACTTTGACATCTCGGGAGTTGCGGGAAAACTCCGAGAGCTACATAAGAAACGAGGGCAGGGAGTTGCGCAACTCTGTGGCGGTGGGCCGTTACGTGTTGGATCTACATGGAGCAGACGAAACGGAACAGTTTGAGGCCGAATTTGGCGAGACCAAGGAATCAATAGCAAAAAATAAACCCCTGGGCCCCTTTCAGGTGCCTTTTGAAATTTTCATACCTCAAAAGCTGGACGGATTTTTAGTGGCCGAAAAGAACCTGTCGATGAGCCGTTTGGCCTCAGGTGCGCTTAGGCTGCAGCCGATAACCATGCTTACAGGGCAGGCCGTGGGCACGATAGCGGCCCTGGCCGTCAAGGAAGGCGTCCAACCCAGGGATGTGAGCGTATTAAAGGTGCAGAGATTGCTTCTGGAATCGGGGGACAGGTTGGCCTTATGCGTTTACAAAGACGTCCCGTCCGATCACCCCTTTTGGGCTGCCGTTCAGTTGGCAACTATAAGGGGTTGGATGGAGCCAAAAAATTTGCCCACCTTTGCCGCGCAAAGGGTCGATAACTACAATGATATGCTGCAGGCCTCAAAGAAAGGCAGGACCAAGGGCATATTTGGAGTGGATGAACCCTTGAGCTGGAGAGTTGCAAACGGAATGATTAGTGATATACTGGATGACCTAGGCAGTCAGCGCAAGGTCGTTTTACACAGTGGTATGAGCGATGAACCGATCCCCAGAGGAAAGTTTATACTTGCTTTGTCCGAAGCCCTTTATCCCTCGGAAGCTCCCAAACCCATCACCACCGATAAGGAAAAGATAGCTTGGGCTTACAGGAAGCTATCCCCGTTTTTGAAGGACCCGTGTGGTGATCCGACCGGAGCGATTACAAGGGGAGAGGCCTTAGAGATAGCGATGAGGGCTTTGACGGGCTGGTAA
- a CDS encoding V-type ATP synthase subunit D gives MASKVAPTRGVLMRMVRAAALAEKGHDLLERKRQILMMELVKHIDDAKELQKEMASVFSDAYKALGKANISMGIDVVEDIAMAVPEEKDFIIRLKSIMGVEIPEIDPINAGLKPSYSFYGTTGSLDIAYSAFRRVLELISRLAAVETSVYRLAVQIKKTHKRVNALEKVAIPFYKSSIAYIENVLEEGEREDIVRMKKAKENLGEKR, from the coding sequence ATGGCTTCTAAGGTGGCGCCCACCAGGGGCGTTTTGATGAGAATGGTTCGTGCCGCAGCCTTGGCAGAGAAGGGGCACGATCTGCTTGAAAGAAAAAGGCAAATCCTCATGATGGAGTTGGTCAAACACATCGACGATGCCAAGGAACTGCAAAAGGAGATGGCATCAGTGTTTTCCGATGCCTATAAGGCCCTGGGGAAGGCGAACATATCCATGGGCATAGATGTCGTCGAGGATATTGCCATGGCCGTGCCCGAGGAGAAGGACTTCATAATAAGGCTCAAATCGATCATGGGGGTAGAGATTCCCGAAATCGATCCCATCAACGCCGGCTTAAAACCAAGCTATTCATTCTACGGCACGACCGGGTCGCTGGACATCGCCTATAGTGCCTTTAGAAGGGTGCTGGAGCTCATCTCCCGCCTGGCTGCCGTGGAGACAAGCGTGTACAGGTTGGCGGTGCAAATCAAAAAGACCCACAAGAGGGTGAACGCCCTGGAAAAGGTGGCCATACCCTTCTACAAATCCTCCATCGCGTATATAGAAAATGTGTTGGAGGAAGGGGAAAGGGAAGATATTGTACGAATGAAAAAGGCAAAGGAAAACTTGGGAGAGAAACGGTGA
- a CDS encoding ATPase, producing MASIQEALAILLGADAEAKNVIEEAKKRAEEIVGEAKRKGASERETRLKAAKEQAKAIVDSARASAQAEAQQIEALGRQELERMESRFNENAPAIIQGLVAELVNKYLQKATGK from the coding sequence ATGGCTTCTATACAGGAAGCTTTGGCGATACTTTTAGGCGCAGACGCTGAGGCGAAAAACGTAATAGAGGAAGCTAAAAAAAGGGCTGAAGAAATAGTGGGCGAGGCCAAGCGAAAAGGGGCTTCCGAGAGGGAGACAAGGTTAAAGGCAGCTAAGGAGCAGGCAAAGGCCATAGTCGATTCCGCCAGAGCATCCGCTCAAGCGGAAGCCCAACAGATCGAGGCTTTGGGACGTCAGGAGCTGGAACGTATGGAAAGCAGATTTAACGAGAACGCTCCGGCCATAATACAGGGCCTCGTGGCTGAATTGGTGAATAAATACCTGCAGAAGGCGACCGGTAAATGA
- a CDS encoding V-type ATPase subunit, producing the protein MSYSPISAGECVSTGAKAHVLFGRMLDDNDFWALLECDSPQEIAGYLKRTEGYAKYLEAVMAATVHRAELEHALLAVPLYAVASFLPYYGGARKRFLRAWVERFQAGLLKQVMRWLFAGRGERESLRSGYEGLPFVTLPFEALISCKDFEEFIKTLRGTKYYAVLREPVDWLLKGRGNLYSCETAIDAYVISNIYRSALSLPMLERPEVLNLLGSMVDVLNVYFCYRAKRFYAMSREEIVNRLLPVRFKVKGPTINRLASCDDMEAFWSVLSTTNYLRAFGTEPPNDELALERDMKRFLRERALSTFRKGSPSFHTVIAYLMLLEFEVRDIITIIEDVRYDYNRRIAAAFLTRPLIPGGALSWR; encoded by the coding sequence ATGAGCTACTCCCCCATATCCGCTGGCGAATGCGTATCCACCGGAGCGAAGGCCCATGTGTTGTTTGGCAGGATGTTGGATGACAACGATTTTTGGGCTTTGCTTGAGTGTGATTCTCCACAGGAGATAGCGGGGTACCTCAAGAGGACGGAAGGGTATGCCAAGTATCTCGAGGCAGTTATGGCTGCCACCGTGCATAGGGCAGAGCTTGAGCATGCCTTACTTGCCGTTCCTCTCTACGCTGTAGCTTCATTTTTGCCCTACTATGGGGGCGCAAGAAAAAGATTTCTGAGGGCATGGGTGGAGAGGTTTCAGGCAGGTTTGTTAAAGCAGGTCATGCGATGGCTCTTTGCCGGTCGAGGCGAGAGGGAATCGCTCAGATCCGGCTATGAGGGGTTACCCTTCGTGACCTTGCCCTTTGAGGCCTTGATCTCCTGCAAGGATTTCGAGGAATTCATAAAGACGTTAAGGGGCACGAAGTATTATGCGGTCTTGAGGGAGCCCGTAGACTGGCTGCTAAAGGGAAGAGGAAACCTATATTCATGCGAGACGGCCATAGATGCTTACGTTATATCTAACATCTATCGCTCGGCCTTAAGCTTGCCGATGCTCGAGCGGCCGGAGGTCTTAAATTTGCTTGGAAGCATGGTCGATGTGCTTAACGTTTACTTTTGTTACAGGGCTAAGCGCTTTTACGCCATGAGTCGCGAGGAGATCGTAAACCGTTTGCTGCCGGTGCGCTTCAAGGTTAAGGGGCCGACCATAAACAGGCTTGCTTCCTGCGACGACATGGAGGCCTTTTGGTCCGTCTTATCTACTACTAATTACTTGCGAGCGTTCGGCACGGAGCCGCCCAACGACGAGCTTGCCTTGGAAAGGGATATGAAGAGGTTCTTGCGCGAAAGGGCTTTATCCACCTTTCGCAAGGGATCTCCTTCTTTTCATACCGTGATCGCCTATTTGATGTTGCTGGAATTTGAGGTGAGGGATATCATCACCATCATCGAGGACGTGAGATACGATTATAACAGGCGAATTGCTGCAGCCTTTTTAACGCGCCCTCTGATACCGGGAGGTGCTTTGTCTTGGCGATAA
- a CDS encoding V-type ATP synthase subunit I, which yields MKMLAVTLIGPKDEMEYVANQMILLGGFQPLSLDLILGDRTLRSKVKTATDNPYDELLSEMGYVWQAAGESLPEPYPVPVTKEQTYEKMRAEVRRVTEKLRLWAERKSSLQEEVDKLRAILVCADALVKNKMDPKELLDTENLIMYFGKLSDDNFKRLEESIQSVPMLVMKLDSWHQETWMLAFAIPEYREGAEKLLDSVYFKGYSIEEVLKTISDNPMEALQRRIGNKLKAIEGLSMAAKKFLDEQRKELERLYSSVYTMQRIYDLCRGRGEIGDIYVLSGWIPEDMLAQLKGLIEHQAPKTTIMIEEEKNLPYSEIRVPTYLRNLPLVRAFQHVVAMYSLPSYGEIDPSFFVAVTFCLFFGFMFGDVGHGLVLGLVAHLLQKKRKMSKSLATVLKAAGCSSVLFGFLYGSIFGFEDIIPAIWMSPMKDMGKMLSLSLIIGVSIVTFGMILNMIVCYRQRDFGRMLFDGRGMAGLFFYLTAAWAIYAVMTHKPLPVPGWLLALLLCILLGCMVLRDLLARILLKERVSASENERGGLYIFEVFHNLLSFLSNTISFLRLAAFALNHVGLSLAVFMLSDMVTALPGGFFAKIAILVIGNVVIIGLEGLIVFIQTLRLEYYEFFSKFYKGGGVSFKPVRWEKTGESVSRSQM from the coding sequence ATGAAGATGTTGGCCGTGACTCTCATCGGTCCCAAGGACGAAATGGAGTATGTAGCCAACCAGATGATCTTACTAGGCGGTTTTCAGCCCCTGTCGCTTGACCTCATTTTGGGCGATAGGACCCTGAGGTCCAAGGTCAAGACAGCTACCGACAATCCCTACGACGAGCTGCTGTCAGAGATGGGATACGTCTGGCAAGCTGCCGGCGAAAGCTTGCCTGAACCGTATCCTGTTCCCGTGACTAAGGAACAGACATACGAGAAGATGAGGGCAGAAGTGCGCAGGGTAACCGAAAAGCTGCGCCTCTGGGCAGAGCGCAAATCTTCCCTTCAGGAGGAAGTGGACAAGCTCAGGGCAATATTGGTCTGTGCCGATGCTTTGGTCAAGAACAAGATGGACCCCAAAGAGCTTCTGGATACGGAAAATTTAATCATGTATTTTGGCAAGTTGTCCGACGACAACTTCAAGCGCCTTGAAGAAAGCATACAATCCGTTCCCATGTTAGTCATGAAGCTTGACAGTTGGCACCAGGAGACGTGGATGTTGGCCTTCGCCATACCCGAATACAGGGAAGGGGCCGAAAAGCTCTTGGACTCCGTATACTTCAAGGGTTATTCCATCGAGGAAGTGCTAAAGACTATTTCGGACAACCCAATGGAGGCCCTGCAAAGAAGGATAGGAAACAAGCTCAAGGCCATAGAAGGTTTATCGATGGCAGCAAAAAAATTCCTGGACGAACAGAGGAAGGAGCTCGAAAGGCTTTACTCCTCCGTTTATACCATGCAGCGTATATATGACCTATGTAGGGGAAGGGGAGAGATAGGCGATATTTACGTGCTCTCGGGATGGATTCCCGAGGACATGTTAGCGCAGCTTAAAGGCTTGATCGAGCATCAGGCTCCGAAGACGACGATAATGATCGAGGAGGAAAAGAACCTTCCCTATAGCGAGATCAGGGTCCCTACGTATCTGCGAAACCTGCCCTTGGTAAGGGCCTTTCAGCACGTTGTGGCCATGTACAGTTTGCCCTCCTACGGCGAGATCGACCCCTCCTTCTTCGTTGCCGTTACCTTCTGTTTGTTTTTCGGCTTCATGTTCGGGGATGTGGGCCATGGCTTGGTGCTGGGTTTGGTTGCCCATCTGCTTCAAAAGAAGCGCAAGATGAGCAAGTCCTTGGCTACCGTGCTCAAGGCTGCCGGCTGCAGTTCGGTGTTGTTCGGCTTCCTTTACGGAAGCATTTTTGGCTTCGAGGACATAATACCGGCCATCTGGATGTCTCCAATGAAGGATATGGGGAAGATGCTTTCGCTTTCTTTGATAATAGGGGTTTCAATAGTTACCTTCGGGATGATATTAAACATGATAGTTTGTTACAGACAGCGCGACTTTGGCCGAATGCTCTTCGACGGAAGGGGCATGGCGGGGTTGTTTTTTTATTTGACCGCTGCCTGGGCCATATATGCGGTGATGACTCATAAGCCATTGCCGGTTCCCGGCTGGTTGTTAGCGCTTCTTCTTTGCATCTTGCTTGGATGTATGGTATTGAGAGATTTGCTGGCAAGGATCCTGCTCAAGGAAAGGGTATCGGCTTCGGAGAACGAGCGCGGGGGGTTGTACATATTCGAGGTATTTCACAACTTGCTCAGTTTTTTGAGCAATACCATTTCCTTTTTGCGTTTGGCCGCCTTTGCCTTGAACCACGTGGGGTTGTCGCTGGCCGTGTTCATGCTGTCCGATATGGTTACTGCATTGCCGGGAGGATTCTTTGCAAAGATAGCCATATTGGTTATAGGCAACGTCGTGATAATTGGCCTGGAAGGACTTATCGTGTTCATTCAGACTTTGAGGTTGGAATACTACGAGTTCTTCAGCAAGTTCTATAAGGGTGGCGGCGTTTCTTTCAAGCCCGTCAGATGGGAAAAGACCGGCGAGTCTGTCAGCCGTAGTCAAATGTAA
- a CDS encoding ATP synthase subunit C has product MGVKLVVMAVVLLVCTGAIMGKRKARNSKGLLRAFVFLTALAMGIGFCLTIFPAVSYAQGDAASVSGWGYLGAALSAGLGCLGAGIAVAIVGSSALGVVGEKPEMLGSTLIFLGLAEGIAIYGLIIALLILGRM; this is encoded by the coding sequence ATGGGAGTTAAGTTGGTCGTTATGGCGGTTGTCCTTTTGGTCTGCACAGGAGCAATCATGGGCAAAAGAAAGGCAAGGAATAGCAAAGGGCTTTTGAGGGCTTTCGTATTTTTGACGGCATTGGCCATGGGCATTGGCTTTTGTTTGACCATATTTCCGGCGGTAAGCTACGCCCAGGGTGATGCAGCGAGCGTTTCAGGGTGGGGGTATCTTGGAGCTGCTCTGTCAGCCGGCCTTGGATGTCTGGGGGCAGGCATTGCAGTGGCCATCGTGGGCTCCTCGGCCTTGGGCGTGGTCGGCGAGAAGCCGGAAATGCTTGGCTCAACCTTGATCTTCTTGGGACTGGCAGAAGGGATTGCCATTTACGGGCTTATCATCGCCCTGCTCATATTGGGAAGGATGTGA
- a CDS encoding V-type ATP synthase subunit F gives MRAHLISDNHDSLVGMRLAGVAGEEAHGPEETARAVQEALQMEDVGILLITEKAAATIPDLIRDLREKAKLPLVVEIPDRHGTTREADFLTKYLHEAIGVKIE, from the coding sequence ATGAGGGCGCATTTGATCAGCGACAATCACGACTCCCTCGTCGGGATGCGCTTGGCCGGAGTGGCAGGTGAGGAAGCTCACGGGCCCGAAGAGACTGCAAGGGCAGTACAGGAAGCGCTGCAGATGGAAGATGTGGGCATACTTCTCATCACCGAAAAGGCAGCGGCGACCATACCCGATCTGATAAGAGACCTAAGGGAAAAGGCAAAGCTTCCGCTTGTGGTCGAGATCCCCGATAGGCACGGAACGACGAGAGAGGCCGATTTTCTAACCAAATACCTCCATGAGGCGATCGGGGTGAAGATAGAGTGA
- a CDS encoding ATPase, with protein MSEVDTQKLSALRDLILDKAEAEAMKITQKAQQEADEWLSQELVKIEQEVDLIINDARRRAEEIRRRELLAAEREVSRERLRLQNRLITQARAMFLDELVALRSREDHWMILLGLLFEAQEAIVDLKQGSLKLAAIDSPLGETIVAKSHELRPHIDMKFDPAPAPILGGLWLIDDIGKRQVNSDWQTKVAELSDTLTERLMAIWQ; from the coding sequence GTGAGCGAAGTCGACACGCAAAAGTTGAGCGCTTTAAGGGACCTCATCTTGGACAAAGCTGAAGCCGAGGCCATGAAGATCACACAAAAGGCCCAGCAGGAAGCTGACGAGTGGCTTTCCCAAGAGCTGGTCAAGATAGAGCAGGAAGTAGATCTGATAATAAACGACGCACGCCGTAGGGCCGAAGAGATAAGGCGTCGCGAGTTGTTGGCTGCCGAAAGGGAGGTCTCCAGAGAAAGGCTGCGCCTTCAAAACAGGTTGATAACTCAGGCCAGGGCCATGTTCTTGGACGAGCTTGTGGCTTTAAGGTCCAGGGAGGATCATTGGATGATACTTTTAGGCCTCCTTTTTGAGGCACAGGAGGCGATTGTCGATCTCAAACAAGGCTCCCTAAAGCTTGCAGCGATCGACTCTCCGCTTGGAGAGACGATCGTGGCAAAAAGCCATGAGCTTCGACCTCACATCGACATGAAGTTCGATCCTGCGCCGGCTCCCATCCTGGGAGGACTTTGGTTGATCGACGATATAGGAAAAAGGCAGGTCAACTCCGACTGGCAAACGAAGGTCGCGGAGCTAAGCGATACGTTGACCGAAAGGCTGATGGCAATTTGGCAATAG
- a CDS encoding V-type ATP synthase subunit A — protein MEKQGVITLINGPVVTARGMREFAMHEMVYVGDLRLMGEIIRIDEDEATIQVYEDTQGLKVAEPVFGRGEPLSIALGPGLLGNIFDGVGRPLGAVYEKGGIFIPRGIKVPQIDPDKLWELEPAVKIGDVATPGTVVATVKETPLVVHKIMVPPAVEGEFTFVLPKGTYKADVVVAKVRDNRGQEIEITMVQRWPVRVPRPCREHLTPKEPLITGQRVIDGFFPIAKGGVAAIPGGFGTGKTVTQHQLAKWSEATVVVYIGCGERGNEMTEVLEEFPELEDPRSGRPLMERTILVANTSNMPVAAREASIYTGITLAEYYRDMGYDVAVMADSTSRWAEALREISGRMEEIPAEEGFPAYLPSRLAEFYERAGRVVTLNGDMGSVTIIGAVSPPGGDFTEPVTRHTKRFVRCFWALDKSLANARHFPAINWVDSYSEYVGEVEDWFSLNVDSGWGALRNRAKELLAEDERIQQVVRLVGEDVLPDGERLITFTAYLIKNGYLQQGAFGPDSYSPPSKGFAILSLIMYFYDKALALVRQGVPFSLLRSGDVVTNLVHLKELSAEELEVQLPKIRQDLDTFLEKTGSERLAARGR, from the coding sequence TTGGAAAAACAGGGCGTAATTACCTTAATAAACGGTCCTGTGGTTACGGCCAGGGGCATGCGAGAGTTCGCCATGCACGAGATGGTTTACGTCGGCGACTTGCGATTGATGGGCGAGATCATACGCATAGATGAAGACGAAGCGACCATACAGGTTTACGAGGATACTCAGGGACTTAAGGTGGCTGAACCGGTATTTGGCAGGGGAGAACCGCTTTCCATCGCCTTGGGGCCGGGATTGCTCGGCAATATCTTTGATGGAGTGGGAAGGCCACTGGGAGCCGTTTATGAAAAGGGCGGCATTTTTATCCCCAGGGGGATAAAGGTGCCCCAAATAGATCCGGATAAATTATGGGAGTTGGAACCTGCCGTCAAGATAGGAGATGTAGCAACGCCGGGTACGGTCGTGGCTACCGTTAAGGAAACGCCTTTGGTCGTCCACAAGATCATGGTACCGCCTGCCGTCGAGGGGGAATTTACCTTTGTGTTGCCCAAGGGCACCTATAAGGCCGATGTTGTCGTGGCCAAGGTCAGGGATAACCGAGGTCAGGAGATCGAGATCACAATGGTTCAGCGTTGGCCCGTCAGGGTCCCACGGCCCTGCAGGGAGCACTTGACGCCTAAGGAGCCTTTGATAACCGGACAGCGCGTCATAGACGGATTTTTCCCGATCGCAAAGGGCGGCGTTGCCGCGATTCCCGGAGGCTTTGGCACGGGAAAGACCGTTACCCAGCACCAATTGGCCAAGTGGAGCGAGGCTACGGTCGTGGTGTACATAGGTTGCGGAGAACGGGGCAACGAGATGACCGAAGTCCTGGAGGAATTTCCGGAGCTGGAGGACCCTCGCTCGGGCAGGCCATTGATGGAGAGGACCATCTTGGTGGCAAATACGTCCAACATGCCTGTGGCAGCCAGGGAAGCGTCGATCTACACGGGAATTACCTTGGCTGAATATTACAGGGACATGGGCTATGACGTCGCAGTCATGGCCGATTCTACTTCCAGATGGGCAGAAGCCCTGAGGGAGATCTCCGGAAGGATGGAAGAAATACCGGCAGAGGAGGGGTTTCCGGCCTATTTACCCAGCCGACTTGCCGAATTTTATGAGCGTGCCGGTAGGGTCGTGACATTGAACGGTGACATGGGAAGCGTAACTATAATTGGTGCCGTATCGCCTCCTGGAGGCGACTTCACTGAGCCCGTTACCAGGCACACGAAGAGATTCGTAAGATGCTTCTGGGCATTGGATAAGAGTTTGGCAAACGCCAGGCATTTCCCAGCGATCAACTGGGTGGATTCCTATAGCGAATACGTAGGCGAAGTCGAGGATTGGTTTTCGTTGAACGTGGATTCCGGTTGGGGCGCGCTTCGAAACAGGGCAAAGGAGCTGTTGGCAGAGGACGAAAGGATCCAGCAGGTGGTGCGCCTCGTGGGAGAAGACGTCCTGCCGGACGGCGAAAGGCTCATAACCTTTACGGCCTATTTGATAAAAAACGGCTACCTGCAGCAGGGCGCCTTTGGTCCTGATTCCTATTCACCGCCCTCCAAGGGCTTTGCCATCCTTTCCTTGATCATGTACTTCTACGATAAGGCCTTGGCTTTGGTGAGGCAGGGAGTTCCCTTCTCGCTATTGCGAAGCGGAGATGTGGTCACCAACCTCGTGCACCTCAAGGAACTGTCTGCGGAGGAGCTGGAAGTTCAGTTGCCCAAGATACGACAGGACCTGGATACATTTTTGGAAAAGACCGGCAGCGAACGTCTTGCAGCGAGGGGAAGGTGA